The nucleotide sequence TTCCAATACCTCTGGCTGGCCGAGATGAATCTTGGCGACGGCGTCGGTGATCTTGCGGGTGACGAATTCTTGCCCGCGCAATGGCGATTCATGGTTGAACAGGATGCCGCTACAGGCGAACAGCCCATAGGATTCGCGGTAATTGACCGTGGACCAGTGGGCGAACAGCTTGGCGACGCCGTAAGGGCTGCGGGGGTGGAAGAAGGTGGTCTCGGTTTGCGGCATTTCGTGAATCTTGCCGTACATTTCCGAGGTGGAGGCCTGGTAGAAGCGGATTTTCGGATTGACGATGCGGATGGCTTCCAACAAGTGCAAGGCCCCGAGGCCGGTGATGTGAGCGGTGGTTACGGGCTGCTCGAACGAGACGCCGACGAAGCTTTGAGCGGCGAGGTTGTAAACCTCATCAGGCTGGGCTTGCTGGAGCACTCTGATGCTGGCGCCGGGATCGGTTAAATCATACTCGACCAACCGGAGATTGGGATGATTCTGGATGCCGAGCTCTTCCAGTCGCCAGAAGTTGACCGAACTGGTGCGACGGTAGGTGCCAAAGACCTGGTAGCCCTTGTCCAGCAGCAGCTCGGTGAGGTAAGCACCGTCTTGGCCGGTGATGCCGGTAAT is from Candidatus Competibacteraceae bacterium and encodes:
- the gmd gene encoding GDP-mannose 4,6-dehydratase, whose translation is MIVVKTAVITGITGQDGAYLTELLLDKGYQVFGTYRRTSSVNFWRLEELGIQNHPNLRLVEYDLTDPGASIRVLQQAQPDEVYNLAAQSFVGVSFEQPVTTAHITGLGALHLLEAIRIVNPKIRFYQASTSEMYGKIHEMPQTETTFFHPRSPYGVAKLFAHWSTVNYRESYGLFACSGILFNHESPLRGQEFVTRKITDAVAKIHLGQPEVLELGNLDAQRDWGYAKEYVDGMYRMLQHTAPDTYVLATNQTWPVRHFVELAFQAVEIALEWQGQEDSELGRDARTGQVRVRVNPKYYRPCEVDVLCGNPQKARDLLGWTPSTSLEELCRLMVEADLRRNQRGVSF